In Luteipulveratus mongoliensis, the DNA window AGGTCATGGCGATCACTCTCCCAGGTGGGAGCGCGCATCGCCCTCAGGGGTCAGAAGATCGAGGCGACCCACTCCGGGTGGTCGATGAACGGGTTCCGGTTGTGCTGCCAGGTCGTGAAGATGACCTCGTTGCGACGCTGCTCGAACGCGTCGGGCGGGTCCTCCTGGCTCCACTGCTTCAGCACCGACACCTTGCCGATGTTGGGCGCGGTGCCGTTGTTGACCTTGTCGTTGACCTCGAGGTCGGCGAACGCGTCCGTGCCGTCGTAGCGGACCGCCATGTAGAAGATCATCCGCGCCACGTCACCCTTGACCGCGTCGCGCGGCTGCCAGGAGTCGGAGTCGGACGCGCAGCCGGGGCACTGGTCGACCGCGCCGCCGCCGTTGTCGAAGTCGAGGTTGCCGCGGTCGGCGTTGACCGACACGTCCTCGGGACGCAGGTGGTGTACGTCGGTGCCCGGGCCGGGTGTCGTGCCGAAGTCGCCGTGGCTCTTGGCCCAGACGTGCTCGCGGTTCCAGTTATCAACGCCACCACCGTTGTTCGACTTCGGTGTCGACGTGCCGCTGTAGACCTCGATGACGTTGTTGCTGTTGTTCGGGTCCTGGTCGGTGTCCTTCAACGCGTCCCAGACACCGTCGTACGACAGCACCGTCTGCTTGCTGATGATCTCGTGGAGCTTGGCCTTCAGCGCCGCGCCGGACAGGCCGCCCGTGCCGTCGTAGTAGCTGCCCGGGTCGCTCGGGGGCGGGTCACCGGGGTCGCCCGGGTCGGTGCTGCCGGTGGCGGCGATCGACGAGGCGTCCTTCATCCCCGGGTGGGAGAAGTACGCCGAGAGCGCGCCCGTGGCGTCGACCTGCTTGCCGAGGTTGCCCGGATGCGACTTCAGACCCCAGGCCGCACGCAACGCGCTCGGGAGCTGGACGTACAGCATCTTGGCGGTGCTGGTCTCGCTCGGCGAGTCCGCGAGCGCGATGGCGTAGTCGTTGGGGAAGCCGGACCGGACCACCGTGGTGGTCGCAGTGGGCTGGCCCACGATGTAGCCGCGCACGGGTTGGACCGCGCTGGTCTGCGTGCCGATCGCCTGCGCGACCGTCAGCGGTGCGGCGGCCGCGGCCTGGGCCACGGTCGGGTGCGGGCTGGCGTACGCCCCTTGGCCGAACGCGGCGGGTGTCGTCGCGAGAGCAAGGACGCCAAGAGTGGCGAGACTGCGTTTGATGGTGGAACGCGTCCGCATGATTCCTCCGAGGATTGGGTGCGGATGGCCGCACTCATCCTTTCGGCCCCTACTGGCCAGTTGGGCGAACATCGGTTAAAGGAAAGGTCAACTGACCAGGTCGAACGATGGCGGGCGCCGCGCCGGGATTGCCGCATGATCAGCCGCATCGGGGCAGGCCCGACATAAGGTGTGCGGCATGACGGTGGTGGGGACGCAGGGGCTCACCATGCAATATCCCCGGGTGCGCGCGCTCGATGAGCTGACGCTGACCATCCCCGAAGGCATCACGGGAGTCGTCGGGGTCAACGGCGCTGGCAAGTCCACGCTCATCAAGGTGCTGCTCGGACTGCTGGCTCCGACGTCCGGCTCGGCGCAGGTGCTGGGGCTGGATCCGCAGACTCACGGGGCGGCGGTGCGCGAGCGTGTCGGCTACATGCCTGAGCACGACGTGCTGCCCGCTGATGTGTCCGCCGCCGAGTTCGTCATGCACATGGGCATGATGTCGGGCCTTCCGAAGGCCGCCGCTCGCGAACGCACCTCCGACGTGCTGCGCCACGTCGGTCTGGCCGAGGAGCGGCACCGGCCCATGGGCGGCTACTCCACCGGCATGCGGCAGCGGGCCAAGCTCGCGCAGGCAATCGTGCACGACCCCCAGCTGGTCTTTCTCGACGAGCCGACCAACGGCCTCGACCCTCGCGCCCGCGACGAGATGCTTGACCTGATCGGGCGCATCGGGCACGACTTCGGCATCTCGGTCGCCGTCACGAGCCACCTGCTCGGCGAGCTGGAGCGCACGGCCGACCACATCGTCGTCCTGGACGCCGGGCAGCTGCTGCGTGCCTCCGACACCAGCGCCCTCACGCTGAGCACCGGCACGATCCTGGTCGAGGTCCTCGGACCGACGGACGCCAACCAGCAGGTCGGGCAGGCCCTGGTCGATCGAGGAGTGACCGCGTGGCCCTCCGGCGACAAGATCGAGGTCCGGGTCGACGACCCGAAGGTGCTGGACACGGTGCGTGACGTCGTCGTCGATCTCGGGTTCGGCCTCGTGCGGATCCAGGAGGTCCACCACACACTCGAAGAGGTCTTCCAACGTCAGGGCGGCCCCGCATGAGCACACCTACGCGTCGCGGCGTCATCCACGACCTCGGCTACCGCCCCTTCACCGGACGCCGGCAGAGCAGGGCAGCGATCGCGCGATCGCTCTACCTGACGTCATTGCGTTACTGCTTCGGCATCGGCCGGTCGGGCAAGTCCAAGGTGATGCCGTGGCTGATGACGGCCGTCCTGTTCATCCCGGCGCTCGTGCTCGCGGGCATCATCGTGCAGCTGAAGAAGATGTCGCTGCAGGACCAGTCCGACCTGTTCGCGCCGCTGTCCAACTATTTCGGCTACCCCTACTGGACCCAGCTGCTCCTGACGATCTTCGTCGCTGCCCAGGGGCCCGTCCTGTTCGCTCGCGA includes these proteins:
- a CDS encoding endonuclease, yielding MRTRSTIKRSLATLGVLALATTPAAFGQGAYASPHPTVAQAAAAAPLTVAQAIGTQTSAVQPVRGYIVGQPTATTTVVRSGFPNDYAIALADSPSETSTAKMLYVQLPSALRAAWGLKSHPGNLGKQVDATGALSAYFSHPGMKDASSIAATGSTDPGDPGDPPPSDPGSYYDGTGGLSGAALKAKLHEIISKQTVLSYDGVWDALKDTDQDPNNSNNVIEVYSGTSTPKSNNGGGVDNWNREHVWAKSHGDFGTTPGPGTDVHHLRPEDVSVNADRGNLDFDNGGGAVDQCPGCASDSDSWQPRDAVKGDVARMIFYMAVRYDGTDAFADLEVNDKVNNGTAPNIGKVSVLKQWSQEDPPDAFEQRRNEVIFTTWQHNRNPFIDHPEWVASIF
- a CDS encoding ABC transporter ATP-binding protein; amino-acid sequence: MTVVGTQGLTMQYPRVRALDELTLTIPEGITGVVGVNGAGKSTLIKVLLGLLAPTSGSAQVLGLDPQTHGAAVRERVGYMPEHDVLPADVSAAEFVMHMGMMSGLPKAAARERTSDVLRHVGLAEERHRPMGGYSTGMRQRAKLAQAIVHDPQLVFLDEPTNGLDPRARDEMLDLIGRIGHDFGISVAVTSHLLGELERTADHIVVLDAGQLLRASDTSALTLSTGTILVEVLGPTDANQQVGQALVDRGVTAWPSGDKIEVRVDDPKVLDTVRDVVVDLGFGLVRIQEVHHTLEEVFQRQGGPA